The Candidatus Poribacteria bacterium DNA window AGATCGTCGGTTCCGGCTTGGGTTCCGGCTTGGCATCGTCGGTCGTTTGCACGCGATAGACGCCTGAATCGACGAACTCACAGGAGACTATCGGATAACTGCCTTCGTCGATTGAGATAGACTCTTAGGATGCTTCTGATGACCTGTGTGCCACACGCGCCAGCCCTCGCCAGCAGACCGTCACATTCACGTGGCCATGGGCTTGCCACACGTCCCATAGTGTCCCACACTCCATGCGAGTCGCAACGTCCCAGGAAAGGTCGGCAGGTCGGGGCGTGAGAATCCGCACTGTGACTGAGCTCAGTTGGGAGAGTGCCTGAATCGCACTCAGGAGGTCAGGGGTTCGACTCCCCTCAGCTCCACCATCTCCCCGATGGTTCGCCACGCACGTTCGCGGCGTGGTCACTCTCCATCCCCATCCTCGTAGGCAATCCTCAGACCGGCTATCCCGTACGTACCCTTTCTCTACGCGCCGAACGCGGTATCGTGTGTGCCGCCCAAAAAAAATGTCGGCACAGCGCGAATTCTCCGTCTATCCGTCTAGCTGATACACCGCAGGCGGATTCATGGACGACGGCCACATGGACGAGACGATCCAGTGCCTAGTGCGTCGCAGTCGCGCCGGCAGTCCGGAGGCGTTCGCCTGTCTGGCGACGCGGTTCGGCCCGCGGGTCTTTGCGCTTGCGTTCAGCCTGCTCCTGAATGCCGACGACGCCGAGGAGGTCGTCCAGGAGAGCTTCCTGCGAGCGTTCAGCAGCCTCGGCAAACTGCGCGCGCCCGACAAGTTCGAAAGCTGGATGTTCCGCATCGCCTACCGCACGGCAATGGACATCCTGAGAGCGCGGCGACGGGAGACGGTGATGGACGGCACGACTCTCTGGCATAGTGCCGACCGCAGCGAGGGCGCCATCGGGCAGATGACTCGCGCGGAGGCGGACGCCATCTTGGCGCGGGCGCTGAGCCGTCTACCGGAATCGCTGCGGGTTCCCGTCGTTCTGCGGTTCATCGATGAGACCCCGTATCCAGAGATCGCCGAGAGCCTCAACATCACGCGGTACGCCGCCGAGAAGCGCGTCGAGCGCGGACTCTGTTTGCTGCGCCAGCACTGCGAGCGAGAAGGCATCCGCAGGGCGGACGTGTTCTGCTCGTTCTTCCTGACCTGTCCGCTGGCGCAGGAGTTCTACGACCGGATGGCGGAGCTCCTGCGGAACGCCCCGCCACCCCACACCACGCCGGCTGATCTGACCCCGAAGGTCGCCGGAGCCGTGTTCGCGGGAACCGCAGCGTTGGCGCTGGTCGGCGCGATGGCGTTCCCGCAGCCAGCGCAGGAAGTGGCGCCCTCCCCAGAGGGAACGCGGACGATGCGCGTCGTGCTGCTAGGCGACGTGGAACTCGAAGCCGTGAAGAACGCGTCCGTAGAAAGCAACGCAGGTGCGCGGACGATCGTCGAACCCGGCGCGGAATGGCACGGATGGCTGCCGTCGGAACCCAAGTTCGATACGAGCGTTCCCAAGAAGCAAACCGCTTTCTACGTGACGCCGCCATCGGGCGCCGAATTCGGTAATGATCACGGCGTTCTCAAGGAGTTCGCTTCCGTATACGGCGTCGTGACGCTGGACATGTGGGTCAAACCGTCCACGAAGCCGGTGAACATGACGATCGGCATGGTTCTCGACGGTTCGCCTAACACATTCGTCCACAAGAACGAGGACAACTGGTGGTACGTGGACATGAACCCGACGTCTGTGCCTTCGAATCCGACGCCGATCCTTCCGGTGAACGAGAACGGCGATTACGTGAAAGTCGTTCATCGCACCGAGTCGGGAACGTTCGATATCTACCTCAACGGCAAACGGATGGTCCGCAACGCGCGGTCGCCCCATGGCAAAGGTCGCGCGGTCACGGGCGTCTGGCTCAATAGCGG harbors:
- a CDS encoding sigma-70 family RNA polymerase sigma factor; the encoded protein is MDDGHMDETIQCLVRRSRAGSPEAFACLATRFGPRVFALAFSLLLNADDAEEVVQESFLRAFSSLGKLRAPDKFESWMFRIAYRTAMDILRARRRETVMDGTTLWHSADRSEGAIGQMTRAEADAILARALSRLPESLRVPVVLRFIDETPYPEIAESLNITRYAAEKRVERGLCLLRQHCEREGIRRADVFCSFFLTCPLAQEFYDRMAELLRNAPPPHTTPADLTPKVAGAVFAGTAALALVGAMAFPQPAQEVAPSPEGTRTMRVVLLGDVELEAVKNASVESNAGARTIVEPGAEWHGWLPSEPKFDTSVPKKQTAFYVTPPSGAEFGNDHGVLKEFASVYGVVTLDMWVKPSTKPVNMTIGMVLDGSPNTFVHKNEDNWWYVDMNPTSVPSNPTPILPVNENGDYVKVVHRTESGTFDIYLNGKRMVRNARSPHGKGRAVTGVWLNSGRGGRRATSYFDALTVRVSES